Proteins encoded by one window of Emticicia oligotrophica DSM 17448:
- a CDS encoding aminopeptidase P family protein, giving the protein MRYEKIDSQLFISNRQRLKDLLKPNSMVILQSNDVLPTNADGTFGFRQNNDIFYLTGIDQEETLLILFPDFPDEKFREVLLIRETSEYLKIWEGEKLSKRQANEVSGIEKVLWTSNFETLLRKLIFLAEHVYLNLNEHDGGNWEFETRERRFIKEFKEKFPLHRIERFAPLMHQLRVIKQPIEIELIKKAIQITHKGFVRMAKYLKPKIAEFELEAELTHEFLMNRSRGHAFQPIIASGENACVLHYVSNNQICEDNELVLMDFGAEYANYNADITRCLPVNGKFTSRQKEVYQAVLNVMKAAKSMIIAGNTMENLRNKVAKVMERELIGLGLLTENEVANQYEDAPLYKKYFPHGISHHLGLDVHDVGNRYEPFKVGMIFTCEPGIYIPEEKIGIRLENDILITENGNIDLMEGIPLEIDEIEALMSN; this is encoded by the coding sequence ATGCGTTACGAAAAAATTGATTCGCAACTCTTTATTTCAAATCGTCAAAGGCTGAAAGACTTGTTAAAACCGAATTCAATGGTAATACTTCAATCAAACGATGTGCTACCAACAAATGCAGATGGGACATTTGGATTTCGCCAAAACAACGATATTTTTTATTTGACAGGTATTGACCAAGAAGAAACCTTATTGATATTGTTCCCTGATTTTCCAGATGAAAAATTTAGAGAGGTTTTGTTAATACGTGAAACAAGTGAATATTTAAAGATATGGGAAGGAGAAAAATTATCAAAAAGACAAGCAAATGAGGTTTCGGGCATAGAAAAAGTTTTGTGGACAAGCAATTTCGAAACTCTATTACGTAAACTAATTTTCTTAGCCGAGCACGTTTACTTAAATTTGAATGAACACGATGGTGGAAATTGGGAATTCGAAACGCGTGAAAGAAGATTCATCAAAGAATTTAAGGAGAAATTCCCTTTGCATCGAATCGAGCGTTTTGCTCCATTAATGCATCAATTAAGGGTTATCAAACAACCTATCGAAATTGAATTAATCAAAAAAGCCATTCAAATTACTCACAAAGGATTCGTTCGAATGGCAAAATATTTGAAACCCAAAATTGCTGAATTTGAATTAGAGGCTGAATTAACCCATGAGTTTTTAATGAACCGTTCTCGTGGTCATGCATTTCAACCAATTATTGCTTCTGGAGAAAATGCGTGTGTTCTTCATTATGTTTCAAATAATCAGATTTGTGAGGATAATGAATTAGTATTGATGGATTTTGGAGCCGAATATGCAAATTATAATGCTGATATTACACGTTGTCTGCCTGTAAATGGAAAGTTTACTTCTAGACAAAAAGAAGTTTATCAAGCTGTTTTAAATGTCATGAAAGCAGCCAAGTCTATGATTATTGCTGGGAATACCATGGAAAATCTCAGGAATAAAGTAGCAAAAGTTATGGAAAGAGAACTTATTGGATTAGGCCTCCTCACCGAAAATGAAGTTGCTAATCAATATGAAGATGCTCCTTTATACAAAAAATACTTTCCACACGGTATCTCTCATCACCTAGGACTCGACGTTCATGATGTTGGAAACAGATATGAACCATTTAAAGTTGGAATGATTTTTACTTGCGAGCCAGGGATTTATATTCCTGAAGAAAAAATTGGGATTCGCCTCGAAAATGATATTTTGATAACAGAAAATGGCAATATTGATTTGATGGAGGGAATTCCGCTTGAAATAGATGAAATAGAAGCCCTAATGTCGAATTAA
- a CDS encoding S8 family serine peptidase — MARIRQILSLIIIFLAFEAQLLAQDNKYWIVLKDKNLKSEPAISTKTKENRRKLGLKESQWSDLPINNDYLSKLQDNDIKVLQKSKWLNAVSAVIPTHQLDWVVRLGFVKEIIPISKFDLLTIDKPKPTSVNEEDIRVDFAMKQVGIEHFLNAGLSGEGVLIGVIDAGFFGANDSQMLKHLFERNQILGVKDYVNPKKKDYFGERETVSDFHGTEVLNAITGRSFKEKIQVGLATNANFYLARTDSGNREFRREEDNWLAAMEWMDSLGVRLINTSLGYAKGFTNPKESYTPEQMDGKTSVIAKAAKMAVDEKGIILVVSAGNEGDDNSWKIISTPADVDGVIAVGATNEISMKMGYSSIGPEFLSYLKPNVSCFSLFGTSLAAPVITGFVACLLQEQPDLDNRELREILQKSASLYPFGNNFIGYGVPNAKKALNLLAKKSFNDKSPRIVEVNENEKQVEIPVSAGEMVVLFHKKDEAHVLNQESLKAKYNLVSLKRNTSIKQTTVLTAEEVIEIIWKTSTN; from the coding sequence ATGGCCAGAATCAGACAAATTTTATCTCTCATAATTATTTTCTTAGCGTTTGAAGCACAGCTTTTAGCACAGGATAACAAGTATTGGATTGTACTGAAAGATAAAAATTTAAAGTCTGAACCTGCCATTTCTACAAAAACCAAAGAAAATCGAAGAAAATTAGGCCTTAAAGAATCACAATGGTCTGATTTACCCATCAATAATGATTATCTGAGCAAGCTACAAGATAATGATATTAAAGTACTTCAAAAGTCAAAATGGTTGAATGCCGTTTCTGCCGTAATTCCAACTCATCAACTTGATTGGGTGGTTCGACTAGGTTTTGTTAAAGAAATTATCCCAATTAGTAAGTTCGATTTGCTGACTATAGATAAACCCAAACCCACTAGTGTAAATGAAGAAGATATCCGTGTTGATTTTGCCATGAAACAAGTTGGAATCGAACACTTTTTAAATGCAGGGCTCAGTGGTGAAGGTGTATTAATTGGCGTTATAGATGCTGGTTTTTTTGGAGCAAATGATAGTCAAATGCTAAAGCATTTATTCGAGAGAAATCAGATTTTAGGAGTGAAAGATTACGTCAATCCCAAGAAAAAAGATTATTTTGGAGAACGAGAAACCGTTTCGGATTTTCATGGAACTGAAGTTTTAAATGCCATAACAGGACGTAGTTTCAAAGAAAAAATACAAGTTGGATTGGCAACAAACGCAAACTTTTACCTTGCCAGAACTGACAGCGGAAATCGAGAATTTAGAAGGGAAGAAGATAATTGGTTGGCAGCAATGGAGTGGATGGATAGTTTGGGAGTTAGATTAATTAATACGTCGCTTGGGTATGCAAAAGGATTTACGAATCCTAAAGAAAGTTATACTCCCGAACAAATGGATGGTAAGACAAGTGTGATTGCGAAAGCTGCGAAAATGGCTGTAGATGAAAAAGGAATAATATTGGTAGTTTCGGCTGGAAATGAGGGCGATGATAATTCTTGGAAGATTATCTCTACACCCGCTGATGTTGATGGGGTCATTGCCGTGGGTGCTACTAATGAAATCAGTATGAAAATGGGCTATAGCAGTATAGGTCCAGAATTTTTATCTTACTTGAAACCTAATGTTTCGTGTTTTTCCTTGTTTGGTACGTCTTTAGCTGCTCCTGTTATCACTGGTTTTGTTGCTTGTTTATTACAAGAGCAACCTGATTTAGATAATAGAGAATTACGAGAAATTTTACAAAAATCTGCAAGTTTGTATCCTTTTGGGAATAATTTTATTGGGTATGGCGTTCCCAATGCGAAAAAGGCTTTAAATTTATTAGCCAAGAAAAGTTTTAATGATAAATCGCCTAGAATTGTAGAAGTTAACGAAAACGAAAAACAAGTCGAAATTCCTGTGTCTGCAGGGGAAATGGTTGTATTATTTCATAAAAAAGACGAAGCACATGTATTAAATCAAGAATCTTTGAAAGCTAAATATAATTTAGTTTCATTGAAAAGAAATACATCTATCAAACAAACAACAGTACTTACTGCTGAAGAGGTGATAGAAATAATTTGGAAGACTTCAACTAATTAA
- a CDS encoding RNA polymerase sigma factor: MEIVEGCLNGKESAMKKFYEHFHGFALSVCMSYCDNRDDALEIMNDGFLKVFKSLDKVESIERLKPWIRRIMINVAIDHFRRNIKNQTTSLPENIIETNFGDTSIYAKLTSEDIMNAVQSLPTNYRLVFNLYAVEGYSHKEIGEMLKMAESTSRANLSLANGLLREKLRKML, translated from the coding sequence ATGGAAATCGTAGAAGGCTGCCTAAATGGCAAAGAAAGTGCTATGAAGAAATTCTATGAGCATTTTCATGGCTTTGCTTTGTCTGTTTGCATGAGTTATTGTGATAATCGAGATGATGCACTAGAAATAATGAACGACGGTTTTCTGAAGGTTTTCAAAAGTTTAGACAAAGTAGAAAGTATCGAACGCCTTAAACCTTGGATTCGCCGCATAATGATTAATGTTGCCATAGACCATTTTAGAAGAAACATAAAAAATCAGACTACATCATTACCCGAAAATATTATAGAGACAAATTTTGGAGATACATCAATATATGCCAAACTAACGTCGGAAGATATTATGAATGCGGTACAAAGTTTACCGACTAACTATCGCTTAGTTTTTAATTTGTATGCGGTCGAGGGCTATTCACACAAAGAAATTGGTGAAATGCTCAAAATGGCCGAAAGCACCTCGCGAGCTAATTTATCATTAGCAAATGGATTATTACGTGAAAAACTAAGAAAAATGCTTTGA
- a CDS encoding TonB-dependent receptor, which produces MRKLSIILIIINISLNLFAQETPKALEEVIVKEKRKTAKERGEFKRHAQSVEALNEEELNRNNPAFIEQSLGTMAGVQVDKRTQLGGQRIVIRGYGNDQKFNNWGVKAYYNGIPLTTADGVTILDDVDFATVNNIEVVKGPAATMYGGGVGGVARFYLRPLEDKGVTLTEKTAVGSFGLFQSNTRIDVVNDSSAMFLNYGHLQSNGYRPRGNSLKNLLTFMGEFKLSKKQTIIAYMSHNYSHEGVTGQISYADYYGGIDNGNQAYAKKNARNNITATRFALTHQYAFTPKFSNNTSVFYSNQDFKRVAAGADENSMNPNFGLRSVFSIKSNLGQDITNDLNLGTELQESRSLISNYRFLGTDDANPLKVQDISKGSYFKYKTNQNSFFAHNRTTFSKYDLALILGLSANKISYERIDLLAPLGLVTGYNKDLSFTKNFTTSYNPHIALQKNIGKQIVNLSYSEGYNAPTATTAFIGTINKANDELLPEKARMWDLGIQGLLAGSRLDYQVSLFSIEISNKLTQLSGVLPSGGTYTYFANTGNQLNKGLELSLGYLVVPSQGNGFIKKIEPFMNLSSYNFKYQDFTTRFGGGLVDYSGKQVVGVPKTKYTIGLDIVTKAGLYMNNTYNYMGEVYTDFANTNLVKSFSLLNSKVGYKYSKPKFDFDVYIASNNLTNQVNYTFLFLGNNINDSDPGSGYPTGVATDVNPGPSKAYYFGGVNIRYKF; this is translated from the coding sequence ATGAGAAAACTGTCTATCATTCTTATTATTATAAACATATCTTTAAATTTATTTGCCCAAGAAACACCTAAAGCTCTCGAAGAAGTTATTGTGAAGGAAAAACGCAAAACAGCGAAAGAAAGAGGTGAATTTAAGCGACACGCACAAAGTGTTGAAGCTCTAAATGAAGAAGAACTCAATCGAAATAACCCAGCATTTATTGAGCAAAGCCTTGGTACGATGGCAGGTGTACAAGTTGATAAACGTACACAATTGGGTGGACAAAGAATTGTGATTCGTGGCTACGGAAATGACCAAAAATTTAATAACTGGGGTGTAAAAGCTTATTACAATGGTATTCCATTAACAACGGCTGACGGTGTAACAATCTTAGATGATGTTGATTTTGCAACTGTCAATAATATAGAAGTTGTGAAAGGGCCAGCCGCAACCATGTATGGCGGTGGTGTTGGTGGCGTGGCACGCTTTTATTTAAGACCATTAGAAGATAAAGGCGTTACTTTGACCGAAAAAACTGCTGTAGGTTCATTTGGATTGTTTCAATCAAATACAAGAATTGATGTAGTAAACGATAGTTCGGCTATGTTTCTAAACTATGGTCATTTACAATCAAATGGCTATCGTCCAAGGGGGAATAGCTTAAAAAACCTATTAACCTTTATGGGTGAATTCAAACTTTCAAAGAAACAGACCATTATAGCATACATGAGCCATAATTATTCTCATGAAGGGGTAACAGGCCAAATTTCTTATGCTGATTACTATGGAGGTATCGACAATGGCAATCAAGCTTATGCCAAGAAAAATGCTAGAAATAATATCACTGCCACAAGGTTTGCTTTAACCCATCAATATGCATTTACGCCTAAGTTTAGTAATAATACCTCCGTATTTTATTCTAATCAGGATTTTAAAAGAGTAGCTGCTGGAGCAGACGAAAACAGTATGAATCCAAATTTTGGTTTAAGGTCAGTCTTTAGCATTAAAAGTAACTTAGGCCAAGACATCACCAATGATTTGAATCTTGGTACTGAATTGCAAGAATCACGTTCTTTAATTTCAAATTATCGTTTTTTAGGAACGGATGATGCTAACCCATTAAAAGTACAAGATATTTCGAAAGGTTCTTATTTCAAATATAAAACCAATCAAAACTCATTCTTTGCACATAATCGTACAACATTTAGCAAATATGATTTAGCCTTGATTTTAGGTTTAAGTGCCAATAAAATTTCCTACGAAAGAATTGACCTACTTGCTCCACTCGGCTTGGTTACAGGTTATAACAAAGATTTATCGTTTACAAAAAACTTTACAACATCTTATAATCCACATATTGCTTTACAAAAAAATATTGGCAAGCAAATTGTCAACTTAAGTTATAGTGAAGGTTATAATGCCCCAACCGCCACAACAGCTTTTATCGGTACAATCAACAAAGCCAATGATGAGCTTTTGCCTGAAAAAGCAAGAATGTGGGATTTAGGAATACAAGGTTTACTAGCAGGAAGCAGGTTAGATTATCAAGTTTCTTTATTTAGTATTGAAATTTCTAACAAGCTCACGCAATTATCAGGTGTATTGCCTAGTGGTGGAACTTACACGTATTTTGCCAATACTGGTAATCAATTAAATAAAGGGTTAGAATTAAGTTTAGGCTATTTGGTTGTCCCTAGTCAAGGAAATGGATTTATAAAGAAAATCGAACCTTTTATGAATCTTTCTAGCTATAACTTTAAATACCAAGATTTTACCACAAGATTTGGTGGTGGTTTGGTTGATTATTCAGGAAAACAAGTGGTGGGTGTGCCTAAAACCAAATATACCATTGGGTTGGATATTGTGACAAAAGCTGGTTTATACATGAATAATACCTATAATTATATGGGAGAAGTTTACACCGACTTTGCTAACACAAATTTGGTTAAAAGCTTTTCATTATTAAATAGCAAAGTGGGATACAAATACAGCAAACCTAAATTCGACTTTGACGTATATATTGCCAGTAACAACTTAACGAATCAAGTAAATTATACATTCTTGTTTTTAGGAAACAATATCAATGATTCAGACCCCGGTAGTGGCTACCCAACAGGTGTTGCTACCGATGTGAACCCTGGCCCTAGTAAAGCATATTATTTTGGTGGTGTAAATATTAGATATAAATTCTGA
- a CDS encoding ribose-phosphate pyrophosphokinase, which translates to MAEVKIFSGTSSKYLANRVADYYGKDLGGVSINRFADSEISVSYDESVRGCDVFIVQSTFPPSDNIMELLMLIDAARRASAHYVCAVIPYFGYARQDRKDKPRVGITAKLIANMLTAAGADRVMTMDLHAGQIQGFFDIPVDHLEGTSVFVPYLKSQNLENIKFASPDVGGVARCRKFASYFDADIVICDKHRKKANEIASMQLIGDVEGANVVLVDDLIDTGGTMCKAAQLIMDRGANSVRAFCTHPVLSGKANENISNSVLTELVVTDSIPLRYHNDKIKVLSVAELFGKAIGRIRDNGSISTLFINSQQNLGF; encoded by the coding sequence ATGGCAGAAGTTAAGATTTTTTCGGGAACGTCATCTAAGTATTTGGCTAACCGAGTAGCAGATTATTATGGCAAAGATTTGGGTGGGGTAAGCATCAACCGATTTGCCGATAGTGAAATTTCAGTGAGTTATGATGAGTCGGTTCGTGGTTGCGATGTATTCATAGTTCAGTCAACATTTCCACCAAGCGATAACATCATGGAGCTCTTAATGCTCATTGATGCCGCTCGCCGAGCTTCTGCTCACTACGTTTGTGCCGTGATTCCTTATTTTGGTTACGCACGCCAAGACCGAAAAGATAAACCAAGAGTTGGCATTACAGCAAAATTAATTGCTAATATGCTTACCGCTGCAGGAGCAGACCGAGTGATGACGATGGATTTGCACGCAGGCCAAATTCAAGGTTTTTTTGATATTCCTGTTGACCATCTTGAAGGTACTTCTGTATTTGTACCGTATTTGAAGAGTCAGAATTTAGAAAATATCAAATTTGCATCGCCTGACGTAGGAGGTGTAGCTCGATGCCGTAAGTTTGCTTCTTATTTTGATGCAGATATCGTAATCTGTGATAAGCACCGCAAGAAAGCCAATGAAATTGCTTCAATGCAATTGATTGGTGATGTAGAAGGTGCCAATGTTGTTTTGGTTGATGACTTAATTGATACGGGTGGAACCATGTGTAAAGCTGCTCAATTAATTATGGACAGAGGAGCGAATTCGGTTCGTGCATTTTGTACGCACCCAGTTCTTTCAGGTAAAGCTAATGAAAATATTTCAAATTCAGTTTTGACAGAATTAGTGGTAACTGACTCCATTCCATTGCGTTACCATAATGATAAAATTAAGGTTCTTTCGGTTGCCGAACTATTTGGCAAAGCAATTGGACGAATCCGTGATAATGGTTCTATTAGCACATTATTTATAAATTCTCAGCAAAATTTAGGATTTTAA
- a CDS encoding 50S ribosomal protein L25/general stress protein Ctc — translation MKKAEIVGYNRANLGRSASQELRNEGMVPCVIYGGAEQVSFYAPIYLFRPLLFTPDVYEVTINIEGKVYTAILQDTQFHPTNDQITHADFLEITPDKVIKVAVPIKLHGPSEGQKKGGKLVQKMRKLRVQGPAQHIPDYINIDIKDLDLGKSVKVGAITPIEGVKILEAASNPVAFISIPRALRGQ, via the coding sequence ATGAAAAAAGCAGAGATTGTAGGGTATAACAGAGCGAATCTCGGTCGCAGTGCGTCGCAAGAATTACGTAATGAAGGAATGGTACCATGTGTTATTTACGGTGGTGCAGAACAAGTTTCTTTCTATGCTCCAATTTACTTATTCCGTCCATTGTTATTTACTCCAGATGTATATGAAGTAACTATCAACATCGAAGGAAAAGTTTATACAGCAATTTTACAAGATACGCAATTTCACCCAACTAATGACCAAATCACACACGCTGATTTCTTAGAAATCACTCCTGATAAGGTTATTAAGGTGGCTGTGCCTATCAAATTACACGGTCCTTCAGAAGGACAAAAGAAAGGGGGTAAATTGGTTCAAAAAATGCGTAAATTACGTGTTCAAGGCCCAGCTCAACATATTCCTGATTACATCAATATTGATATCAAAGATTTAGATTTAGGTAAATCTGTGAAAGTTGGTGCTATCACACCAATCGAAGGCGTTAAGATTCTTGAAGCTGCGAGCAATCCAGTAGCATTTATCTCTATCCCTCGTGCATTGCGTGGTCAGTAA
- a CDS encoding ABC transporter ATP-binding protein translates to MQLVISNLNKTYSNGVNALKNVNLTINQGMFGLLGPNGAGKSSLMRTIATLQEPDSGSIFLGDINVLTQKDEVRKTLGYLPQEFGVYPKVDALTLLNHIAVLKGITNAKERKEVVEALLQKTNLWEARKKNLGGYSGGMKQRFGIAQALLANPQLIIVDEPTAGLDPAERNRFLNLLSELGENTVVILSTHIVEDVKELCSDMAIFNKGEVLFKGSPDEALGDLTGKIWEKRIAKNELIDFKNNFSVISEKLIGGNPIIHVLSETNPDGTFTPIEGDLEDVYFSKIFANH, encoded by the coding sequence ATGCAATTAGTTATCTCCAATCTAAACAAAACTTACAGCAACGGAGTAAACGCTCTAAAAAATGTAAATCTTACCATTAACCAAGGAATGTTTGGTTTGCTTGGCCCAAATGGGGCAGGAAAATCTTCCTTGATGCGAACAATAGCTACACTACAAGAACCTGATAGTGGCTCGATTTTTCTAGGTGATATTAATGTTCTCACACAAAAAGATGAAGTTAGAAAGACTTTAGGCTATTTACCACAAGAGTTTGGGGTTTATCCGAAAGTCGATGCCTTGACTTTACTGAATCATATTGCCGTGTTGAAGGGTATTACTAATGCTAAAGAAAGAAAAGAAGTGGTGGAGGCTCTTTTGCAAAAAACCAATCTTTGGGAAGCAAGAAAGAAAAACTTAGGTGGATATTCTGGAGGTATGAAGCAAAGATTTGGAATTGCTCAAGCTTTGCTTGCCAATCCGCAACTAATCATTGTTGATGAGCCTACCGCTGGTTTAGACCCAGCAGAAAGGAACAGATTTCTCAATTTATTATCTGAATTAGGCGAAAATACAGTTGTGATTCTTTCTACGCACATTGTTGAAGATGTGAAAGAGTTATGCTCAGATATGGCTATTTTCAATAAAGGTGAAGTATTATTTAAAGGTAGTCCTGATGAAGCCTTAGGAGATCTGACAGGCAAAATTTGGGAAAAACGTATAGCAAAAAATGAGTTAATAGATTTTAAAAATAACTTTTCTGTCATTTCAGAAAAATTAATTGGAGGAAATCCAATCATTCACGTATTATCAGAAACTAACCCTGATGGAACTTTTACTCCAATCGAGGGTGATTTAGAAGATGTTTATTTTTCAAAAATTTTCGCTAACCATTAA